In one Acetobacter sp. genomic region, the following are encoded:
- a CDS encoding MarR family winged helix-turn-helix transcriptional regulator, producing the protein MSTNNNDALPNYDLEQQIGHLLRRAYQRHTSIFQKEISDEHLTSVQFAVMVTAEKLGSAPLVQISHETAIDHATLRDIVSRLKKRGLIKVVQDSADRRQKLVSITPDGRTLLQFAIPAARLITEETLSPLTSCERLAALEVLKKLAQSLD; encoded by the coding sequence ATGTCAACCAACAACAACGATGCCCTACCAAATTACGATCTGGAACAGCAGATAGGACACCTCCTACGGCGCGCCTATCAGCGTCACACTTCCATTTTCCAGAAAGAAATATCAGACGAGCATCTGACATCCGTGCAGTTCGCCGTGATGGTGACAGCCGAAAAGCTCGGGTCCGCCCCTTTGGTCCAGATCAGCCACGAAACAGCCATCGACCACGCAACATTACGAGATATCGTTTCCCGCCTGAAGAAGCGAGGACTCATCAAGGTGGTTCAGGACAGCGCCGACCGCCGACAGAAGCTCGTGTCGATAACGCCGGACGGCAGAACCCTGCTCCAGTTCGCCATTCCTGCCGCCCGCCTCATCACCGAGGAAACACTCTCCCCCCTCACCTCATGTGAGCGTCTTGCTGCACTGGAAGTTCTCAAAAAGCTGGCGCAATCCTTGGATTGA